CATCGTCGACCACCCGCAGCATCGCCTGCATGTGCTCACCGTGCGCGGCAAGCGCGCGCTCGAAGCCCCAGGCGGCCCGCGCGCCGAACTGCGCGGCTTTGCGCAAGCGGCACTGCACAACTTCGCCTCGCGTGACCGGCTGGCGCGGATGGTGGACCGCGTCGTGATCGGCGACCGCCGCGCCGATGCGCGCTGGCTGCGCGAGCGCTTCGACGGTTTTCACACCCATTTTTCGCCGCTCACGCGCGACAACCTGGCCGCCAGCCTGCTGGCCTCGGGCACGCTGCCGATGCTGATGAAGCCGGTGCGCGACATCGCCGGCGCGCCGCCCGGGCATTACTGGGACGGCGGCATCATCGACTACAACCTGGCGCTGCCGTATGCACGGGCGCACGATGCGCCGCTGCACGATGCGCACGCGGGCGAGGCCGCCGAGCTGGTGCTGTATCCGCACTTTTCCGAGCACATCGTGCCCGGCTGGCTCGACAAGGCGATGCCGTGGCGGCGCGCCGCGCGCGGACCGAACCGCGCCTGGCTGGACAACGTGCTGATCGTCGCGCCCAGCCGTGAGTTCCTGTCCAAAATGCCGCGCGGGAAGATCATCGACCGCAGCGACTTCCAGTTTTATGGCCTGGACCACGACGCCCGCATCCGCGCCTGGAACGCCGCGATGGAGGAGGGCGAGCGGCTGCGCGACGCGTTCGCGGCCTTCGTGCACAAGCCGGATCTGTCGTTGATTCGTCCTCTTTGAGCGACGATTCTCGGTCAGCGACGGCAAGCCGGGGTACAAGGGATGTAGAATACAAGGTTTCGTAATTCGACCTGAAAGCTTCCCATGAGTCTCAAATGCGGCATCGTCGGCCTGCCCAACGTTGGCAAGTCCACCCTGTTCAACGCCCTGACCAAGGCCGGCATCCCGGCTGAAAACTACCCGTTCTGCACCATCGAGCCGAACGTCGGCGTGGTCGAGGTGCCGGATCCGCGCATCGACCAGCTGGCCGAGATCGTCAAGCCGGAGCGCGTCGTCAAGGCCATCGTCGAGTTCGTCGACATCGCTGGCCTGGTGGCCGGCGCCTCGAAAGGCGAGGGCCTGGGCAACCAGTTCCTGTCGCACATCCGCGAAACCGACGCCATCGTCAACGTGGTGCGCTGCTTCGAAGACCCGAACGTGATCCACGTCGCTGGTAAGGTCAGCCCGATCGACGACATCGTCGTGATCCAGACCGAGCTGGCGCTGGCCGACCTGAGCACCGTCGAAAAGGCGCTGCACCGCGAGCAGAAGAAGTCGCGCGCCGGCGACAAGGATGCGATCAAGCTGGTCGCGCTGCTGGAAAAAGTGCTGCCGCACCTGAACGAAGGCCTGCCGGTGCGCACCATGGGCCTGGACGACGAGCAGCTGGCGCTGCTGTACCCGCTGCAGCTGATCACCGCCAAGCGCGCGATGTACGTCGCCAACGTGTCGGAAAGCGGTTTCACCAACAACCCGCTGCTGGACCAGCTGACCGAATTCGCCAAGGGCCAGAACGCGCCGATCGTCGCCATCTCGGCCGCGATCGAAGCCGAAATCGCCGACCTGGACGACGCCGACAAGCAGGAATTCCTGGCCGACATGGGCATGGAAGAGCCGGGCCTGGACCGCCTGATCCGCGCCGCCTTCAAGCTGCTCGGCCTGCAGACCTATTTCACCGCCGGCGTCAAGGAAGTGCGCGCCTGGACCGTGCCGATCGGCGCCACCGCCCCCCAGGCGGCCGGCGTGATCCACACCGACTTCGAACGCGGCTTCATCCGCGCCCAGACCATTTCGTTCGACGACTACATCGCCTACAAGGGCGAGGCGGGCGCGAAGGAAGCGGGCAAGATGCGCGCCGAGGGCAAGGAATACATCGTCAAGGATGGGGATGTGTTGAACTTCCTGTTCAACGTCTAAGCGCTCCATAAAACAAAGCCCCGGCCGCCTTCCAGCGCCGGGGCTTTGTCACATCTGCCGCAAGCCTAGCGCCGCGGATTTACCACGGCCCGATGACCGGCGCATGACTTCGGTCGTCGCGCCAGTATTATTTTTTTGTAATGAAGATGAAACACGCGTCGCCTACTCTCCCGGTCATTCCCGCGCCACAGAACGCGGCCCATGACCCAGCCACTGGAGAGATGACGCATGAACCCGAGCTCGACCCCGAATACCGACCTGTCCCGCCGCCGCCTGCTGCGCATGATGGGTGCGACCCCGATGCTGCCGCTGGGCGCCGGTGGCGTGGCCGCACTGCTGTCCGCCTGCGGCGGCGATGACCACGACACGGCGCCGGTGAGCAGCACCCCGGCGCCGGCCGTGACGCTGGCAAGCGTGTCGTTCGGATCGATGAATGCGCCCGCGCTGGCCGATGCCGCGGCGATGGCCAGGACCACGGTCGGCTCGACCATGACGGTCAGCTTCAGCGACGCCAGCAAGCTCGATTTCAAGCTGTCCTACCAGCCTTTCTTCATCACCGGCGACATGGTCCCGAACGGCAGCGGCGGCACCGTCCTGGCCGGCGGCTACTACGACATCAACAACAAGCCGATCATCGACGCCAGCGTCGCCGGCAAGGAGCGCCAGTTCTTTTCCGATTCGCCGGACGGCACCTCGCTCTTG
This genomic stretch from Massilia sp. 9096 harbors:
- a CDS encoding patatin-like phospholipase family protein; the protein is MSALTFHAGPLALAHIRAHGLRARDIGIVPAAAGGPKGLVFRALDQWVFGDWFPKSPRERTLIGSSIGAWRMAAACQRDPVKAFARLGELYSGQRYTSKKPAQQEIDEVVRGLLAEFVRGHEDDIVDHPQHRLHVLTVRGKRALEAPGGPRAELRGFAQAALHNFASRDRLARMVDRVVIGDRRADARWLRERFDGFHTHFSPLTRDNLAASLLASGTLPMLMKPVRDIAGAPPGHYWDGGIIDYNLALPYARAHDAPLHDAHAGEAAELVLYPHFSEHIVPGWLDKAMPWRRAARGPNRAWLDNVLIVAPSREFLSKMPRGKIIDRSDFQFYGLDHDARIRAWNAAMEEGERLRDAFAAFVHKPDLSLIRPL
- the ychF gene encoding redox-regulated ATPase YchF, producing the protein MSLKCGIVGLPNVGKSTLFNALTKAGIPAENYPFCTIEPNVGVVEVPDPRIDQLAEIVKPERVVKAIVEFVDIAGLVAGASKGEGLGNQFLSHIRETDAIVNVVRCFEDPNVIHVAGKVSPIDDIVVIQTELALADLSTVEKALHREQKKSRAGDKDAIKLVALLEKVLPHLNEGLPVRTMGLDDEQLALLYPLQLITAKRAMYVANVSESGFTNNPLLDQLTEFAKGQNAPIVAISAAIEAEIADLDDADKQEFLADMGMEEPGLDRLIRAAFKLLGLQTYFTAGVKEVRAWTVPIGATAPQAAGVIHTDFERGFIRAQTISFDDYIAYKGEAGAKEAGKMRAEGKEYIVKDGDVLNFLFNV